One Littorina saxatilis isolate snail1 linkage group LG11, US_GU_Lsax_2.0, whole genome shotgun sequence genomic window, agcgttCAAAACAATTgtattcgctttattcaccctctctggataaattgcacatgtcaaaacagtttcagaaacacaaacctcaaaaccattaggctttttctcttttttttaacttttggcagcgttcactctaaatttgccgcctaaaatgaactcgtttctgtccacagccaaagcttggATAAAACCCTTGGGATCTCCCCTGACTGTATTCAAACGCAAGGTAAACGGCAGAAGGTCAAGCTGCAGTTAGAACTGTTAGAGCAGCGTAAAGCTCGTGCAGCACAGGTGCGTGCAAGAGTTAAATGGATCGAGCAGGGTGAAAGGAACACACCTTTTTTTCTTGGGTTAGAAAAGGCGAGAGCAAACGCAAAAATAATGGAAAGTGTAAAAGATGATAACGGACGAATTGTTACAACGCAAGAAGATATTATTCTCGTCCAAAAAACGTATTTTGCTGATTTGTATAAACGGAAAATTGATGAGGGAAACATGagcttaaaaattgacacttttttttgATGGAACAaaggttttaaaaataaatgatcAGCAGAAAGACAGCTGTGAAGGGGAAGTGGTAGAAGGAGAAGTTTTGTCAGCTCTAAAGCGTATGAATAATGGTTCTGCGCCTGGAATTGATGGATTAACAGTTGAGTTTTATAAGGTTTTTTTTGAGGAGCCTAAAAAGGTATATACTTGCGTCTTTTAACTCTGCTTTTAAGAATGGAACTCTATCTAATTCACAGTGTAAAGCGGCAATTACACTGATTCATAAAGGGAAGGATTTATCAAGAAATGATTTAAAGAATTGGAGACCTATTTCACtgaccaatacagattataagttATTAGCGAAATGTTTAGCTCTTCGGCTCTCTGATGTTGTAGGGAGTGTTGTGAATGAGGATCAAGTTGGGTATAATAAAAGGTAGACGTGTCTCAACCTTATTGCGATTAGTTGATGATGTTTTAGAACATGCAGATTTACACAATAAGCCTGGATTGATGGTGTCAATTGACttttttcatgcatttgattgcatctccaaagagtttatgttgaagatgtttgaaaaatttggttttggaactgattttgtgaaatgggTTGATGTTTTAATGAAAAACGCAAAAAGTTGTGTAAACTATTGTGGTTGGTTATCTgaattttttaatattgattccGGAATAAGGCAAGGGTGTCCTTTTTCCGCACTAGCCTTCGTATTAGCAGTTGAattgttagcaatcaaaattcgagaggccaaaaatataaagggtatgtcattatggaacaacggagatatgagtaaagttttgaaagtattgttgtatgctgatgatgttacattgtttttgcaagATGAACATGACATGTTCCAAGCCCTGGCTTTGATTGGTAAATTTTCGGAAATATCAGGTTTGAACATAAATCACCAAAAATCCAAACTAATGTGGTTTGGGTCGCGGAAGAATTGTAGGAATGAGTGTTGCGgttttgcatgtacagacaaaatgaaaattctaggtgtatatttctgtaattatatgcgtgcgtcaaaagtgaaagagaattgggaagagagagtgaatgttgcaaaaaggctcatctgcgtgtgggagaaaaggaatttgagcattattggtaaagtctgtgtattcaaaacgtttattctgccacatgttgtctatataatgcaggcgctgattgtaccagacgctgattgtaccagacgacgttctaactgaaattaataggttaatgtttcgcttcgtgtggcgcaaaaaagactgcaacagaaaagcatttgaaaaggtgaaaagaactgttttatgtaacgaagtaaagcaaggtggattaaatatgattgatttgcgtcagatgcagtgttcctttttgttaagctgggttgtgaacctaactctgtctaatgaagaccagaaatggtcatggctcccaaaagcactgtttttccgttttgggagtcgctttgagtgttttttttcgAACATTAATAGCAAGCCATTTAAAGGATTGGACAGTATTAAATCGGAATTTTGGTCagctgtgttgaaggcatggcttgataacaatcaagtcgataataatggtaattctgtttccggtttgttgtggaacaacaaagatataatttgtcaaggaaacccactcttttttgcggattggattaaaagtggtataatgtatgtgagcgatgtgtgtgagaatggacgtttttctacctatgaagaagtgtgtgaaagaactggctacactgcaaatagattgcttgagtacaatgttgttcgaatagctgtacatctccttttaagaaatgtcgatataaacgatgtaaattgttcagtctgtgacattccgaccttctgtgggaaaaaagttaaatcagtaaaagaaattcgaaagattatggtaggaaaacaatacagccaaccctgttcagaaggattttggagaagaaaattaggatttgaaattgacgaaaagaattggaacttagcagccactgtcactagtgaagttcgattacgtgtactgcattggaaaatattgcaaaacatttatccaactaatattttattgtgtaaaatgaaagtgaaggctgataaaaactgtacatattgtaaggatgaacttgatgtattggagcattttttctttgagtgcccaacagtgctcaggttttggaaatatattgaaatgtacattttagtaaacattggtgaaagaattaggttgaatgttacagatgtgctttttggtataaaaagtaacagcaaaaatatgaagaagattaatcacattattttaatcgcaaagatgtgcgtaagcattttttaaaaaaccgattcacgattaacactggaaattatttttggaaattatgttgttttgagatttcgttagtgctacacaaaagaaaaaaagaaagaaaaaaaaagaaacacaaacctcaaaaccattaggctttttttcccttttttttaacttttggcagcgttcactctaaatttgccgcctaaaacgaactcgtttctgtccacagccaaagcttttatcacacaaaaatggctatatatgacagctaagaccgtatttgttacattttagcagtgtgtaccccgagtttctactgcaaacaaaaaataatagcaaaacctcaaagtatgtgtgagtcccctaatatggaccaccttcaacaaatcgaagaaaataaaacctaaaggcaattttaattaattcattaagaagcttgctgaaaataacctgtaactagccctcgagatttcaaaaaaatataacaaagtCTTTtgtttgtggaagttgataatttcacttattttcactctgtttttgataagcttctttagtttcctggtgtgcttcaaataatgctaacctgaaacagctaaatctaaagcatatttgaattagtctgacttgcacactaagttgtatcatgttatattgaagtatagggggctttttacagtgattcgtgaaggccgcttcactggtccatattgggcgcccaggctcctaatatggaccatttgtgtttttttctgtatttaatttttgctgagtGTCTATCacagctatttcactctaattaggcctaacggttaacataagagagaaggactaccaaacacaaaatgaaacttcttcgcaagaaaacaagctagttatcagcaataaacaaaaagtggtccatattaggggccatTCCCCTATTTTGTTATAACATAGGTATTTGTATGATGACTATGTTTTGATTTGAGTTAATAGCGAAATGTTTAAAATGTTCATATTTTGTGTGCCGTGTCTGTTGTTCGAGTGCGTGTTGTCACCATctagtatgtctgtgtgtgactgtgtgtgtagaaatGTGTAAATGAGTGTATGAATGTAGAATCCCCGTACGCGGAAATTAAAGCAAACATCATCTAAATTCCTTGACAATGCTGCTAGTTACGCAATAAGGAAATCATGAAGGCACCGACTGTCTTTACAACCatctgagtctgtctgtctgtctggctgtgtctatctctgtctctgtgtctctgtctctctctttctgtatctgtttgtctgcctctctctctctctctcactctctctctctcagccagTGTCTCATGGTGTTCTCGCTGTTGATCACGTGCTGCTCCTCTCTCCCCCAGGGAACCATGACGACACTACCGACCTTGACCGCGCTTGCCGTCTTCTCCGTGTGGACGCTGGCCTCCTTCCTCTGTCACAAGTCGGCCAAGCTGGCCATGTCACCCTACGTCACAGACATGACGTCAATCACCGCTGTCGTCATCCCGCTGGGCCTGACGCTGGTCCAGACGCTGTGCTGCTGCGCCACCGTCCGGCTGACGTCATTGAGAGGTCCGCTGTTCTACGTCATGGCGGCGTCCCACTTCCTGGCCACGTGGGCCACCAACACCAGCCTGGCCTTGACCTTCGCGTCCTCCGCCATGGCCATCAAGATGCTGGAGCCCGTGACGTCAGCCTTGCTGCAGCGCCTGGTGCTGAAGACGGCGATGGGGGCGGAGGGCGTGGTGggcatggtggtggtggtggtgggcgcCATGCTGTACGTGGGCAACCCGCTGTCCAGCAGCGAGACCTCGCGCGCCGTGCTGATGGCGCTGCTGTCCAACGTCACGCTGGGCGTCCGCAACGTGGCCCTGAAGCTCAACCACGGAGCCAGCCCCGGCAGAAGTCGGCTCCGTTCCCGGCGAGCCCTCGCCGCCTTCGCCGCTGCTACCGCGGGCCTCGTCCTGATCACGCGGATCTTCGTCCTCACTGACGCTGCCGTGGCTTCATCGCACGCGCCGCAGGACTATTTTCTCCTGCTTTCTTTGGCTTCCGGCGTCTGTCATGTGACCTACTCCTACGTCTCGACCAATGTGGTGCTTCGTTACATGTCGGTGGTGAGCCACGCCATTTTGAACATCGTGAAGCGCGTGCTGGTTGTTGTGCTGCTGCACGTGGCAGGGCGGCGCTCGGCCTCCATGTGGAACTGGGCGGGGCTAGCGCTGTGCACTGTGGGACTGCTTATGTACAGCAGAGAGAAGATTATGACGTCACCGGCTGTGGACACTTCCGTGACGTCAACACCTCATGACCTCGAAGGAAGCGTCAGTGAAACAGGTTGGCCTTTGTTCTTGGCTAGGGTATTATTAACATTCAGCTCACGTTTTATTTTCTAATAAGTTACTGTGCAGACGACATTGTTGTTTACCTGATATACATTTATTTCCGAACTAGGATTCTAAGGAATTTACAGAAGAACGGTAAAGAACGTCTATCTTTAAACACCGATGACTGTGGGTTGAgtgattggttggttgactTGTCTCGCGCGACTCCTTTCTGGAAGAATCTTAATCGCGTTCAACGTCATCTCAAGTAATTTTTGTCTAGATATCAAAATGTGACTAAGTGTAAAAATACAAAGCGACTATCCCAAAATGTTTACCTGAGTGTACTTATTCAATTCAGGATTGACAAACCGaccacacaattaaagtctgctggacccttgtactagcgtactcggggataatctGTCATCAATTCACTGCTTTCAGTCACGGCATAATAATCTGTCATCAATTCACTGCTTTCAGTCACGGCATAATAATCTGTCATCATTTCACTGCTTTCAGACACGGCCACCACTCCGGGCCGTCCTAAGACCTACAGGGAGCGGGAAAGTCTTCTCGGCCGCCTACTCGTTCTcctcgtcttcgtcttcgtcgtcTGTTTGACGTCAGAACAGCCGCTGGTGATGACACAGATGTCTAGATTCCAACTGATCCAGAAACAAAGAGAACTGCAAGAAGCGCCTCTTTTACGAAACAACCCGCAGGGATTCAAATCGACGCTTGGAAGAACAGAGTTCGTTTCACCAGTCTTGTGGTCTGATCCCAAGTTCCCGAACAAGTCCGAGACAAACTACGCGCAAAATCTCCGTTTCGGGCACGTGAACTGGACGGACGGGAAACCCCTGATTGCCGGACGCATAGTGTATCAGCCGGACCGCAAGGCGGCCGAGGAGGTGGAGGAGTTTGTGTCCAGGGACAATTTACTGACCACGCCTTTCGACACGGACGGTTTGTCgccctacctgacgaccactcAGGAGGTGATA contains:
- the LOC138979918 gene encoding uncharacterized protein, whose product is MVFSLLITCCSSLPQGTMTTLPTLTALAVFSVWTLASFLCHKSAKLAMSPYVTDMTSITAVVIPLGLTLVQTLCCCATVRLTSLRGPLFYVMAASHFLATWATNTSLALTFASSAMAIKMLEPVTSALLQRLVLKTAMGAEGVVGMVVVVVGAMLYVGNPLSSSETSRAVLMALLSNVTLGVRNVALKLNHGASPGRSRLRSRRALAAFAAATAGLVLITRIFVLTDAAVASSHAPQDYFLLLSLASGVCHVTYSYVSTNVVLRYMSVVSHAILNIVKRVLVVVLLHVAGRRSASMWNWAGLALCTVGLLMYSREKIMTSPAVDTSVTSTPHDLEGSVSETDTATTPGRPKTYRERESLLGRLLVLLVFVFVVCLTSEQPLVMTQMSRFQLIQKQRELQEAPLLRNNPQGFKSTLGRTEFVSPVLWSDPKFPNKSETNYAQNLRFGHVNWTDGKPLIAGRIVYQPDRKAAEEVEEFVSRDNLLTTPFDTDGLSPYLTTTQEVITETKRLHDKLFSELFRGKKYAVVFDLASHENKGDAAITIGELILLENMGIEILFLVNIAACNDINFQHALKLAQQHSMDEVVVLMHGGGNIFGYSFSDWCRDKALKLFPGYKTVLFSQSIYMYANQDHFNFALKNYCCNPNLTLLMRDRLSLHIARRLFANGTHIVLTPDMAIQLGHLTRFAPPYYDVIWQRRGDGENPLLGKVPKLPGNVTMWKWDWLGMSSLKAEGTVERAMNIMHNGLAILQQGRVLVTDRLHGHILSVLLDIPHVLLDNCHQKLSSFHNTWTRGLKNCRLADNAEDASRYVMELLDEYGDSLPPRLTAADIKEKL